GCACCTGGTCCTCCATCAGGTGCCGGCGCAGCAGTTGCCGGTCGCCGATGTAGCCGATGATCAGGCAGCTCTCCAGTTCGAGCAGGGCGGTGGGATCCATTGCCACCGGCTCGACGATCACCCGCCCGGCGCCGAAGTGGTAGACGCACATTCCGCCAAAAACGGCGGCGTACTGGTCCTGGCGCCCGCCGGGGATGCCCAGGTCGGCGCGTTCGATACGGTAGGCTAACTCGGCAAGCTCGTGGGGGTCATAACTCTCCCCGGCCACGGCGTAGAGCAGTTTGAGCATGCTCACCACCAGGGCCGACGAGGATCCCAATCCGCTGCCGGGGGGCGCGTCGCTGAACATGGTGATCTTGTAGCCGGGGCGCTCGGGGGTGAACGCCGGTCGCAGGTGGGGTATGGCGTCGAGCACTGCCTGGGGCAGGGTCAGCCGCCCGTCCCAGGCGCGCCCGCTGACCTGCCGGCTGACCTCCTGCAGGTCGAGCGAGCGAATGATCAGGCCCGGCTCGGTGCTCGGGCTGAGCATGCAGCGCACATACAGGTTGATGGTGCAGTTGAGGACCTTGCCGCCGTACTCCTCGGCGTAGGGGCTGACGTCCGTTCCGCCGCCAAAGAAGCCAATGCGCATCGGGGCGCGGGCTTTGTAGATTTTCACGGCCATCCCTCTCCGCTCTGGTAGGGTCGCGAAGCGGGGCCAGTATAGCAAGGAGGGACGGAAATGGCAAAGGGCAAGCGCCTTATTCGATTTTGGATTTTGGATTTTGGATTTCGGATTGCTAGATATGGCAATCCAAAATCCAAAATCCAAAATGGCATTACCCCGTTACCCCCTCCAGGCGGTCCTCCAGGTCGGCATAGATGCCGCGCAGCCGTTCGAGGGTCTCTTCGTCGGCCTGCCAGAAGCCTCGTTCGCAGGCTTCGAGCAGCCGGCGGGCCATACCCGCCGTGGCGTGGGGGTTGAGCCGGGCCAGCCGCTCGCGCATGGCCTCATCAAGCAGGTAGGTCTCGGCGACGCCCTGGTAGACCCAGCCGTCCACGGCGTTCGCGGTGGCGCTCCAGCCATAAGTATTGCTAACGCGCACTTCGATCTCGTGCACGCCTTCGTAGCCATGGGCGAGCATGCCCTCGAACCACTTCGGGTTGAGCAGCTTGGCACGGCTCTCCAGGCGCACCATCTGCTCCAGCGTGCGCACCCGCCCGCCGCTGGCCCCGCTGAGGGCCTCGACCTCGGCGACCATCACCACGGGCCGGGCGCCGCGCAGGCGCTCCACGCTCTTGGTGACGCCGCCAAGGTACTCGTAGTAGTGATCAACGTCGGAGATGCCGGTTTCGACGCTGTCCACGTTCTGGAAGGTGGCCTCGACAGTGGCCAGCACGCCCTCCAGCAGGGACCGGGCCTCGCGCCACTCGCCGCCGGGGGTCATGGCGAAGCCTTTGCGGTTCATAAAGACCTCGCCCAGCTCCTGGTCGTCCTGCCAGGCGCTTTGTTCGACCATGTGGTTGACGTTGGCCCCGTAGGAGCCGGGCGCGTTGGAGAAGACGCGCGCCGCGGCTTCTTCGAGGCTCACGCCCAGCGACGCGGCCAGCGCCAGGGCGTGCTTGCGCACGAAGTTGGCTTCCAGCGGCTCGTCGGCGGCTGCGGCGAGCCGGGCGGCCCTGTCGATGAGCATAGCCTGGTGGGCCATCAGGTCGCGGAAAATACCGCTCACGGTGCAAACCACGTCTACCCGCGGGCGCCCAAGTTCGGCCAGGGGAATGAGGGCGACATCGGCGATCTTGCCGAGCTCATCGGTAACGGCGCGGGCGCCGAGCAGGGCGAGAGCCTGGGCCACCCCTTCGCCGCCAGTCTTGATGTTGTCGGTGCCCCAGAGAACCATGGCCACTGTTTCAGGCAGCGCCCCCTGCTCGGCAGCGAGGCGAGCCAGCAGTTCGCGCACGCAGGCGGCGCCTTCGGTCTGGGCGGCTTCGTTCGGCATCCGGTAAGGGTCAAGGCCATGGAGGTTGCGCCCGGTGGGAACCACCGAAGGGTCGCGCACCACGTCGTTTCCGCCGGAGGGCGGGGTGTAGCCGCCAGCGAGGGCGTTGAGCAGCCCGCGCACCTCGTTGTCGGTGCGCAGCCGGGTGAGCAGGTCTTGCAGGAAGTTCGCCAGCGGGGTCAGTTCACCCGCGTCCACCCCTTCCAGTTCCAGCGGCCCGCCTTCTACCATGCGGCGCACGGCGGCGCGGCAACGATCCTCGATAGCTCGCCACTGGTCCTGAGCCTGGGGATCACTGGCGATGGCACGGCGCAGAGTAGCGTAGTCCAGACCCATCGTAGCGGCGACGCGCTCGGGGAGGGTCGGCGCGCCGGCGACGGGGCGCTGAAAGGCCGCCACCAGAGTGAGAATGTCGGTCAACTCGTCGGCTTCGGGAGGCCGCCCCAGAATATGCAACCCGACCGGGATGAGGCGTTGCTCGATCTGCAGCAGCTCGTGGCTCAGGCGGGCCAGGCGCGCCTCGGCGTCCGGCGCCTCTTCCAGGTTCCCGGCGGCGGCGCCATTAACCATGCCCAGGCCGACCTGTTGCGCCAGAGCGTCAATGGTTTCCAGCAGCCCGGGATCGGGGCGCTGGCGGTACTGCTCGATGCTGTCCTTCAACTGGCGCAACCCCTTGTACAGCCCGGCGTGCTGCACGGGCGGCACCAGGTAGCTGACCAGGGTAGCCGCGCCGCGCCGTTTAGCGATGGTGCCCTCGCTGGGGTTGTTGACGCAGTAGTAGTAGATGTTAGGCAGGCCGCCGAGGAGGCGGGCCGGCCAGCACGTCGGCCCCAGGCCGGCCTGCTTGCCGGGCATAAACTCCAGCGCGCCGTGGGTGCCGATGTGCACCACGGCATCGGCAGCGAAGACGCGGTCGATCCAGGTATAAAACGCGGCGAAGCCGTGGTGCGGGGCGGCGTCGCGGGCCATGAGCAGGCGCATGGGGTCGCGCTCGTAGCCGAAGGTGGGCTGCACGCCGATAAACACATTGCCCAACTGACGTCCCAGGATCTGGAACCGCCGGCCATCGGTC
This region of Chloroflexaceae bacterium genomic DNA includes:
- a CDS encoding GHMP kinase, which translates into the protein MKIYKARAPMRIGFFGGGTDVSPYAEEYGGKVLNCTINLYVRCMLSPSTEPGLIIRSLDLQEVSRQVSGRAWDGRLTLPQAVLDAIPHLRPAFTPERPGYKITMFSDAPPGSGLGSSSALVVSMLKLLYAVAGESYDPHELAELAYRIERADLGIPGGRQDQYAAVFGGMCVYHFGAGRVIVEPVAMDPTALLELESCLIIGYIGDRQLLRRHLMEDQVQRLVKGDTLRYHDETKAFVDQATRYLRELRIADFGRLLHDAWEVKKAFSPHIAPPIVEEVYALALRHGAWGGKITGAGGGGFMVFACPFDRRLELERALTAAGVVVRPFSFVSHGVQSWAVEAAPSERAMTR
- the bchH gene encoding magnesium chelatase subunit H, translating into MRIVVLTTQDNYTVGLRAAAAAIQRDYGVPVAINVYTSADLADPARLAEVQDEVARADFVLGAMLFGEAYVRPLEPILAGASCPVAVIMSNPALARLTRMGKFTLGDQSAEGGHHGIMQALKPRHGHGEVSRQLAMVKGLTKVLKFLPGRFRDLHSFISLHQYWVNNSPENLQRMLCLIGERYVPELRGRLPVRDADLYPDVALWHPDAPGPFADLKSYEKWQRKRRLRLDRGVVGLLSLRVITLGNNVAHLGALIHALEARGLEARLAYTATLDNRPALDFFKDAQGRPTIDLLLTTSGFAMAGGMAQSRPEEARAALEALNIPFLQAIPLVFQRVEEWRRDERGLNPMHLAMNVALAELEGATEPLVYGGPSGDSGVAVPVPEQIERLADRVARRVALRRKANAEKRVALVLFNFPPSMGSIGTAAYLDVFASVYRLLSELKAAGYQVELPASAEALRQMVVEGNALINGTDANVAAHLTVEEYRRLFPAYTEIEPYWGPAPGELLTDGRRFQILGRQLGNVFIGVQPTFGYERDPMRLLMARDAAPHHGFAAFYTWIDRVFAADAVVHIGTHGALEFMPGKQAGLGPTCWPARLLGGLPNIYYYCVNNPSEGTIAKRRGAATLVSYLVPPVQHAGLYKGLRQLKDSIEQYRQRPDPGLLETIDALAQQVGLGMVNGAAAGNLEEAPDAEARLARLSHELLQIEQRLIPVGLHILGRPPEADELTDILTLVAAFQRPVAGAPTLPERVAATMGLDYATLRRAIASDPQAQDQWRAIEDRCRAAVRRMVEGGPLELEGVDAGELTPLANFLQDLLTRLRTDNEVRGLLNALAGGYTPPSGGNDVVRDPSVVPTGRNLHGLDPYRMPNEAAQTEGAACVRELLARLAAEQGALPETVAMVLWGTDNIKTGGEGVAQALALLGARAVTDELGKIADVALIPLAELGRPRVDVVCTVSGIFRDLMAHQAMLIDRAARLAAAADEPLEANFVRKHALALAASLGVSLEEAAARVFSNAPGSYGANVNHMVEQSAWQDDQELGEVFMNRKGFAMTPGGEWREARSLLEGVLATVEATFQNVDSVETGISDVDHYYEYLGGVTKSVERLRGARPVVMVAEVEALSGASGGRVRTLEQMVRLESRAKLLNPKWFEGMLAHGYEGVHEIEVRVSNTYGWSATANAVDGWVYQGVAETYLLDEAMRERLARLNPHATAGMARRLLEACERGFWQADEETLERLRGIYADLEDRLEGVTG